From the genome of Candidatus Hadarchaeales archaeon, one region includes:
- a CDS encoding 5,10-methylenetetrahydromethanopterin reductase: MRLGVEFVPYIEIDKMVSLAKLVERLRFSQIWICDHYHNRYVHTVLTRLALSTSKISLGPGVTNPYTAHPAITATAIATLNEISAGRAILGISAGDPLFLQTVGLKQEKPVRAVEEAIKIIRGLLSGRTIFFNGEIFKCQGARLRFDPGGHIPIYVGGRREKMLKLAGRLGDGVLINASHPEDIRESLSFVRDGMRVKKKNFDFVAYMAVSIDDDPEVARKLVRGVVSFIASSAPKSSLERHGINEKDVEKVRRRILAGSIEKAREEVTPEMIEAFSVTGPLKVLEERIEALRKLGITTVVVGSPIGRNKPAVLKQISSRLL, from the coding sequence ATGCGGCTGGGGGTTGAGTTTGTTCCATACATAGAAATAGACAAAATGGTTTCTCTTGCAAAACTTGTCGAACGCCTTCGTTTTAGCCAGATTTGGATATGTGACCACTACCATAATCGCTATGTCCACACAGTTTTGACGAGGTTGGCTCTTAGCACGTCAAAGATTTCTCTTGGGCCAGGTGTCACGAATCCTTATACTGCGCACCCAGCGATCACAGCAACGGCGATAGCGACGTTAAATGAGATCTCTGCAGGCAGAGCCATACTTGGAATATCCGCTGGAGACCCGTTATTCCTCCAAACAGTGGGATTAAAGCAAGAGAAACCGGTGAGAGCCGTGGAAGAAGCAATCAAAATCATTAGAGGTCTGCTTTCCGGCCGTACCATATTTTTCAATGGGGAAATTTTCAAGTGTCAGGGAGCAAGGTTGCGATTCGATCCGGGAGGTCATATTCCAATTTACGTTGGTGGTAGAAGGGAGAAAATGCTCAAACTTGCCGGGCGCTTGGGAGATGGTGTGTTGATAAATGCTTCACATCCAGAAGATATACGCGAATCGTTAAGTTTCGTTAGAGATGGGATGAGAGTCAAGAAAAAGAATTTTGACTTTGTGGCCTATATGGCCGTATCCATAGACGATGATCCAGAGGTAGCTAGAAAGTTGGTCAGAGGAGTTGTCTCATTCATCGCATCATCTGCTCCAAAAAGTTCTTTGGAGAGACACGGAATAAACGAGAAAGATGTCGAGAAAGTTAGGAGAAGAATTTTGGCTGGAAGTATAGAAAAAGCCCGCGAGGAGGTAACCCCTGAGATGATCGAAGCGTTCAGTGTTACAGGACCGCTAAAGGTTTTGGAAGAAAGAATCGAAGCTCTAAGAAAGCTCGGAATAACAACAGTGGTTGTTGGTTCTCCAATCGGAAGAAATAAACCAGCTGTTTTGAAACAGATCTCCAGTCGTCTATTGTGA
- the cofE gene encoding coenzyme F420-0:L-glutamate ligase yields the protein MEFLPLRNFPIVKPGDNLPKLIVETVGKNNVSLEEGDIIVVCQSIVSKSEGRIVNLEKVKPSRLSVALAKKLGKDPREVEVILSESSEIIKIAHVIISRTKHGFVCANAGVDRSNAPPNCVTLLPENPDESAKKIRDFIRKKLGVNVGVIITDTQGRAFRLGCVGVAIGVAGVKVLDDLRGKKDIYGKKLVSTITSPADAIAAAAVLMMGEADEKTPVVIVRNAPQSVFGESKCIELVRPKEKDLFV from the coding sequence ATGGAATTTCTACCACTTCGAAATTTCCCAATTGTAAAACCCGGAGACAACCTCCCCAAGCTCATCGTAGAAACCGTGGGAAAAAACAATGTTTCGCTTGAGGAGGGAGACATAATCGTTGTATGTCAGAGCATAGTTTCTAAGAGCGAAGGAAGAATCGTTAACCTAGAGAAAGTTAAACCAAGTCGATTGAGTGTGGCATTAGCAAAGAAGCTCGGAAAAGATCCTAGAGAAGTTGAGGTAATTTTATCTGAATCTTCTGAAATCATCAAGATTGCACACGTCATAATTTCCCGAACGAAACATGGCTTTGTCTGTGCCAATGCCGGAGTTGATCGATCAAATGCTCCACCAAACTGCGTGACGCTTCTGCCGGAAAATCCAGACGAGTCTGCGAAAAAAATACGTGATTTCATAAGGAAAAAACTCGGCGTTAATGTCGGAGTAATAATCACGGATACGCAGGGGAGAGCTTTTAGACTCGGATGCGTAGGCGTCGCCATTGGCGTTGCTGGCGTTAAGGTGTTAGATGACCTCAGAGGAAAAAAAGACATTTATGGTAAAAAACTTGTTTCAACAATCACGAGCCCTGCAGACGCAATAGCTGCAGCCGCTGTGTTGATGATGGGTGAAGCCGATGAGAAAACCCCCGTCGTAATAGTTCGCAATGCCCCACAATCTGTGTTCGGAGAGAGCAAATGCATCGAGCTTGTGAGACCAAAAGAGAAGGATCTTTTTGTATAA